In Streptomyces sp. NBC_01408, one DNA window encodes the following:
- a CDS encoding 3-hydroxyacyl-CoA dehydrogenase family protein encodes MAGKLAVIGAGLMGSGIAQVSAQAGWDVVLRDVTDAALTRGTDGIKASYDKFVSKGKLTAEDAEAALARITTTTDLEAVADVDIVVEAAFEKIEIKHEIFRALDKIVREDAILASNTSAIPITKIAAVTERPERVVGAHFFSPVPMMQLCELVRGYKTSDETLATTRAFAESVGKTCIVVNRDVAGFVTTRLISALVVEAAKLYESGVASAEDIDIACKLGFGHAMGPLATADLTGVDILLHATSNIYTESQDEKFAPPELMRRMVDAGDIGRKSGQGFYKH; translated from the coding sequence GTGGCTGGGAAGCTTGCCGTCATCGGTGCCGGCTTGATGGGGTCCGGGATCGCTCAGGTCTCCGCTCAGGCGGGCTGGGACGTCGTCCTGCGCGACGTCACCGACGCCGCGCTGACGCGCGGCACGGACGGGATCAAGGCCTCGTACGACAAGTTCGTCTCCAAGGGCAAGCTGACGGCCGAGGACGCCGAGGCGGCGCTGGCCCGCATCACCACGACCACCGACCTCGAAGCCGTCGCCGACGTCGACATCGTGGTCGAGGCCGCCTTCGAGAAGATCGAGATCAAGCACGAGATCTTCCGGGCCCTCGACAAGATCGTCCGCGAGGACGCGATCCTGGCCTCCAACACCTCCGCCATCCCGATCACCAAGATCGCGGCCGTGACGGAGCGTCCGGAGCGGGTCGTGGGCGCGCACTTCTTCTCGCCCGTCCCGATGATGCAGCTGTGCGAGCTCGTGCGCGGCTACAAGACGAGCGACGAGACCCTCGCCACCACGCGCGCCTTCGCCGAGTCCGTCGGCAAGACCTGCATCGTCGTCAACCGCGACGTCGCCGGCTTCGTGACGACCCGTCTGATCTCCGCCCTGGTCGTCGAAGCCGCCAAGCTGTACGAGTCGGGCGTGGCCTCCGCCGAGGACATCGACATCGCCTGCAAGCTGGGATTCGGCCACGCCATGGGGCCGCTGGCCACCGCCGACCTCACCGGCGTCGACATCCTGCTGCACGCCACCAGCAACATCTACACCGAGTCCCAGGACGAGAAGTTCGCGCCGCCGGAGCTCATGCGCCGGATGGTGGACGCCGGGGACATCGGCCGCAAGAGCGGCCAGGGCTTCTACAAGCACTGA
- a CDS encoding cob(I)yrinic acid a,c-diamide adenosyltransferase gives MVNLTRIYTRTGDKGTTALGDMSRTAKTDLRISAYADANEANAAIGTALALGKLAPEVAKVLVRVQNDLFDVGADLCTPVIEDPKYPPLRVEQFYVDKLEADCDAFNEQLEKLRSFILPGGTPGAALLHQACTVVRRAERSTWAALEVHGEVMNPLTATYLNRLSDLLFILARVANKEVGDVLWVPGGER, from the coding sequence ATGGTGAACCTCACGCGTATCTACACCCGGACCGGCGACAAGGGCACGACCGCGCTCGGCGACATGAGCCGCACGGCCAAGACCGACCTGCGGATCTCCGCGTACGCCGACGCCAACGAGGCCAACGCGGCGATCGGGACGGCGCTCGCGCTCGGCAAGCTGGCGCCGGAGGTGGCGAAGGTCCTGGTCAGGGTGCAGAACGACCTGTTCGACGTCGGCGCCGACCTGTGCACTCCGGTGATCGAGGATCCCAAGTACCCGCCGCTGCGCGTGGAGCAGTTCTACGTGGACAAGCTGGAGGCCGACTGCGACGCCTTCAACGAGCAGCTGGAGAAGCTGCGCAGCTTCATCCTCCCCGGCGGCACCCCCGGCGCGGCCCTGCTCCACCAGGCCTGCACGGTGGTCCGGCGCGCCGAGCGCTCTACGTGGGCGGCGCTGGAGGTGCACGGCGAGGTGATGAACCCGCTGACGGCGACCTACCTCAACCGCCTCTCCGACCTCCTGTTCATCCTGGCCCGGGTGGCGAACAAGGAGGTCGGGGACGTGCTGTGGGTACCGGGCGGCGAGCGCTAG